Proteins from a genomic interval of Rhizoctonia solani chromosome 12, complete sequence:
- a CDS encoding RAV1-regulator of (H+)-ATPase in vacuolar membrane-like protein, translating into MCQVEEISWRASKPPIGNEYRSDTILYTVTADYTVRIYMPVLDSADHLQLHASLDLYSFGMSGIISRICLLDRDAVVDSLGKAMERPIEGSPQEEEEEKARRTRLKSIIDEGWDLFAVVTQDGTVVVRAITNIDRRPPTLLHHIRGFALCYEPSSSSAFIITAPRLHSYIVSPLSFFDAQVGGVRRLSVDEAGRGSIEKIQRFVRTASGLALGACYGSGGGEVWRRHPDKGIVRIGRWASGNIAVVLSEGRAVISYTKTSRTLTLYHLLSDSTIDYNVPDIDSLIVLKDSGTQASILAITTHRSVIQIRSTLPSDHLPMKLNVLGPTPFPGPTSKEIPALILPVDPMGWSFTLDTLQVAHDSILSISHSGVLEFWTLSGDGEWRATGQVHTERTSIKLAKCSTAKKSALVATTAEGKEELTIWDHKESEFASGLEYVRILNEPITDLDWTSTAAPQSQSILAIGFAQHVVLLCQQRLTYFDDETAWVEIGKVETSQLIPYHISDSIWLAGGLLLVGAGHQMLLCDNSEEPTPLNNKPREQHSGNLFEIVSSHNGPLEDHHPQMLLQCLLWGKIDLVKEIIVRLAASFDAAEGAGSDSLYFTKLSAWQFLSGHTSYDSIITWSSSADDDDPHSFSRRLVERLLQKLDNNGSHIFRKPSKHTLFQTHELEQIDEQRRALDANGLRYLISIRSFYTLNKRLETFGDSGKQNGIASTRAGKRERLRYRDIVWAFHSESQQIMMDASTEACGGRMTWSDAKALGVFLWTRSSEDLKNQMEVLARNQYLIGDRDPVSCSLFYFALGKVKLVHGLWRQAAWHKDHPLMVKFLSNDFKEPRWRTAALKNAFALLGKQRFEFAAAFFMLGGSLQDAVNVCIKQLNDFQLAIALARVVEGDSGQVLRGILTKIVVPLAFKEGNRWLGSWAFWMLDRRDLAVRILLTPLGQLASSLQGDFTINEIGNPHFDDPSLALLFAQLKSKSLQTVKGVNEISGQTEFNFVLQMARVFCRMGCHPLALAITTSWSFDRPTLPTQGAVRRNSSVSSAPSSPTLSRRGEIQPRPRNHTRRKSLIMDMDISALPPTRTVSPVPEVPTPLPSETGAPKGGPLSTPKESDAIQPRKTGIGSLMQAAKQEVKVPEFDMGAFGF; encoded by the exons ATGTGTCAGGTTGAAGAGATAAGTTGGCGCGCCTCCAAACCTCCAATCG GTAACGAATATAGGTCCGATACGATTCTGTACACCGTCACTGCTGACTATACTGTCCGGATTTACATGCCCGTACTGGACTCTGCTGATCACCTGCAGCTACATGCATCACTGGACTTATATTCGTTTGGGATGTCTGGTATTATCTCTAGGATATGTTTACTAGACCGGGACGCTGTCGTAGATTCATTGGGTAAAGCCATGGAACGGCCTATCGAAGGATCACCtcaggaagaagaagaagaaaaggcCCGAAGAACTCGTTTAAAGTCTATTATTGACGAAGGTTGGGATCTCTTTGCTGTCGTAACTCAGGATGGGACTGTAGTGGTCCGAGCAATCACC AATATTGACCGCCGCCCGCCAACTCTGCTACATCA CATACGTGGCTTTGCGCTTTGCTATGAGCCTTCGTCTTCCAGCGCGTTCATTATCACTGCTCCCCGGCTGCACTCTTACATAGTATCGCCGCTTTCTTTCTTTGATGCTCAAGTAGGTGGGGTGCGAAGATTATCAGTAGACGAGGCGGGACGTGGAAGCATTGAAAAGATTCAGCGCTTTGTACGAACCGCTTCCGGGCTTGCCTTGGGCGCTTGCTATGGGAGCGGTGGTGGAGAGGTTTGGAGACGTCACCCTGACAAGGGTATTGTGAGAATAGGCCGGTGGGCATCAGGAAATATCGCGGTAGTATTGAGTGAAG GTCGCGCCGTTATTTCATACACCAAGACATCCCGGACATTGACTCTTTACCATCTCCTTAGCGATTCTACTATCGATTATAACGTGCCTGATATCGATTCTCTAATTGTTCTCAAGGATTCGGGCACTCAGGCATCCATACTGGCAATTACCACACATAGATCAGTCATTCAAATCCGTTCTACTTTGCCTTCCGACCACTTGCCAATGAAGCTGAATGTACTTGGCCCCACACCCTTCCCTGGCCCCACATCCAAGGAAATTCCGGCATTAATTCTACCAGTGGATCCCATGGGGTGGTCTTTCACACTCGATACTTTACAAGTAGCGCACGATTCTATACTAAGTATATCCCACTCGGGGGTTCTAGAATTCTGGACGCTCTCTGGGGATGGTGAATGGCGTGCAACTGGTCAAGTTCACACCGAAAGAACGAGCATCAAGTTGGCGAAATGTAGCACAGCGAAAAAATCTGCCTTAG TCGCCACGACTGCAGAAGGCAAAGAAGAGCTGACAATATGGGATCACAAAGAATCGGAGTTCGCGTCAGGGTTGGAATATGTTCGAATACTCAA CGAGCCCATTACAGACCTTGATTGGACCTCCACGGCCGCCCCCCAATCTCAGTCTATCCTGGCAATCGGATTTGCCCAGCATGTTGTCCTCCTTTGCCAGCAGCGTCTAACATATTTTGACGACGAAACTGCATGGGTGGAAATCGGAAAAGTTGAAACTTCACA ATTGATACCGTACCATATTTCTGATTCGATATGGTTGGCTGGCGGCCTGTTGCTTGTTGGGGCTGGTCATCAAATGCTTTTGTGCGATAACTCTGAAGAGCCAACGCCATTGAACAACAAGCCAAGAGAACAACACTCGGGCAATCTATTCGAGATAGTGTCTTCGCATAATGGTCCACTAGAAGACCACCATCCACAGATGTTATTACAATGCTTATTGTGGG GAAAGATCGATCTAGTAAAAGAAATAATTGTCAGGCTTGCTGCAAGCTTCGATGCAGCGGAGGGTGCTGGCAGTGATTCGTTATACTTTACCAAACTTTCGGCTTGGCAGTTTTTGAGCGGACATACATCTTAT GATTCCATTATTACGTGGTCAAGTTCTGCCGATGA CGATGATCCACATTCGTTCTCTCGTAGACTAGTAGAAAGATTGCTGCAGAAGCTTGACAACAACGGCTCCCACATCTTTCGGAAACCGAGCAAGCACACCTTATT TCAGACTCACGAACTGGAACAGATTGACGAACAACGGAGAGCTCTCGATGCGAATGGCTTGAGATATCTTATCTCGATCCGTTCTTTCTACACCCTAAACAAGCGACTCGAAACTTTTGGTGATAGTGGCAAACAGAACGGCATCGCAAGTACCCGCGCTGGAAAACGGGAACGACTACGTTATCGCGACATTGTTTGGGCTTTTCATAGTGAAAGTCAACAAATCATGATGGATGCTTCGACGGAGGCATGCGGTGGACGGATGACCTGGTCAGATGCCAAAGCTCTTGGAGTATTCCTATGGACCCGATCATCAGAGGACTTA AAAAACCAAATGGAAGTGCTGGCACGAAACCAATATTTAATTGGTGATAGAGACCCAGTCTCATGCTCTTTATTCTACTTTGCTTTAGGGAAGGTCAAACTCGTCCATGGGCTTTGGAGGCAAGCGGCTTGGCACAAAGACCATCCCTTAATGGTCAAATTTCTCTCTAACGACTTTAAGGAGCCCCGGTGGCGCACTGCAGCTCTGAAGAATGCATTCGCACTTTTGGGAAAACAACGTTTTG AGTTTGCTGCCGCCTTCTTCATGCTGGGAGGGAGCCTTCAGGATGCTGTAAACGTTTGTATTAAGCAGTTAAATGACTTCCAACTCGCGATCGCGCTAGCCAGAGTTGTCGAGGGCGATTCTGGCCAAGTGCTCCGCGGCATCCTGACTAAAATCGTCGTCCCGCTTGCATTCAAGGAAGGAAATCGATGGCTTGGGAGCTGGGCCTTCTGGATGCTGGATCGACGCGATCTTGCAGTCAGGATCCTCCTG ACGCCCCTAGGACAACTAGCATCGTCATTACAGGGCGATTTTACAATCAACGAAATCGGGAATCCTCACTTTGATGATCCGAGTCTTGCTTTACTTTTCGCACAACTCAAATCCAAATCGTTACAGACAGTGAAAGGCGTTAACGAAATATCCGGTCAAACAGAGTTCAATTTTGTCTTACAGATGGCTCGTGTTTTCTGTCGCATGG GCTGTCATCCACTGGCGCTAGCGATCACGACATCATGGTCATTTGACCGACCAACGTTACCCACGCAAGGAGCGGTGCGAAGGAATTCAAGCGTCTCGAGCGCGCCATCATCCCCCACTTTATCACGCAGGGGTGAAATTCAACCTCGTCCAAGAAACCACACCCGCAGAAAAAGCCTGATTATGGATATGGATATTTCAGCACTCCCTCCAACTAGAACAGTCTCTCCCGTGCCGGAGGTACCAACCCCATTACCATCGGAAACAGGAGCTCCCAAAGGAGGGCCTCTCTCAACTCCCAAGGAAAGCGATGCTATCCAACCCAGGAAAACAGGAATTGGCAGTTTGATGCAGGCAGCTAAGCAAGAAGTGAAGGTTCCAGAATTTGACATGGGCGCTTTCGGTTTCTGA